In the Pseudomonadota bacterium genome, one interval contains:
- the lysS gene encoding lysine--tRNA ligase, with product MTNASSPDLHSALEQELRLTRLKKIEEYRGLGKNPYPPFFTTTTTAGRLQHQFESLEKGAETQTHAQIAGRIRSIRNSGMFIDLQDKDGKIQIFCHADTLNPQNFEELKLLDIGDIIGVKGRVRRTPRGELTLNAQTFEILSKSLHPLPEKYHGLQDQETRYRQRYLDLIMNEETRHTLRKRAEIIQEIRGYLKDQGFLEVETPMLHPIPGGAAARPFKTHHNALDTELYLRIAPELYLKRLIIGGLSDKVFEINRNFRNEGISTRHNPEFTMLELYQAYADYTDIMRLTENIVTHVLEKIFGTLILPMGDKMIDFTSPWKAESMCSLVQKHTSINFLEIKDSEEAQKAAQTLGIAIEASDGWGKIIEKIFEERVEPHLIQPTHVTDYPLEISPLAKTHRSDPRLVERFETFINTWEIANAFSELNDPVEQQKRFELQVKNRESGDSEAHHMDYDFLKALEYGMPPTGGLGIGIDRLVMLLTNSPSIRDVIAFPTLKNKI from the coding sequence ATGACGAATGCCTCTTCTCCTGACCTTCATTCCGCTTTAGAACAAGAACTCCGTTTAACACGCCTTAAAAAAATAGAAGAATATCGAGGTCTTGGAAAAAATCCTTATCCTCCCTTCTTTACGACAACGACAACCGCCGGGAGACTTCAACATCAATTTGAATCTCTTGAAAAAGGAGCGGAAACTCAAACCCATGCTCAAATTGCAGGACGTATCCGCTCCATACGCAACAGTGGTATGTTTATTGATCTTCAAGATAAAGATGGAAAAATTCAAATTTTTTGCCATGCTGATACTTTAAACCCTCAAAATTTTGAAGAATTAAAACTCTTGGACATTGGAGATATTATTGGTGTTAAAGGGCGTGTTCGTCGCACGCCCCGGGGAGAATTAACTTTAAATGCTCAAACTTTTGAAATTTTATCAAAGTCTCTTCACCCTCTTCCAGAAAAATATCATGGTCTTCAAGATCAAGAAACACGTTACAGACAACGTTACCTTGACCTTATTATGAATGAAGAAACACGACATACACTTCGAAAACGCGCCGAAATTATACAAGAAATAAGAGGGTATCTTAAAGATCAAGGCTTTTTAGAGGTTGAAACCCCCATGCTTCATCCAATTCCAGGAGGCGCCGCAGCACGTCCCTTTAAAACCCACCATAATGCTTTAGATACTGAACTTTACTTAAGGATCGCTCCAGAGCTCTATTTAAAGCGCTTAATCATCGGTGGACTTTCAGACAAAGTTTTTGAAATCAATAGAAACTTTCGAAATGAAGGAATTTCTACGCGTCATAATCCAGAATTTACAATGCTTGAGCTTTACCAAGCCTATGCTGATTATACCGATATCATGCGTTTAACAGAAAACATTGTAACCCATGTTCTTGAAAAGATTTTTGGAACGCTTATTTTACCTATGGGAGATAAAATGATTGATTTTACATCTCCTTGGAAGGCAGAAAGCATGTGTTCTCTCGTTCAAAAACATACGAGTATTAATTTTTTGGAAATTAAAGATTCTGAAGAAGCTCAAAAAGCTGCTCAAACCTTAGGTATTGCAATTGAGGCTTCTGATGGTTGGGGAAAAATCATTGAAAAAATATTTGAAGAACGTGTTGAACCTCACCTTATTCAACCGACACATGTTACAGATTATCCTCTTGAAATCTCCCCGCTTGCAAAAACACATCGCTCAGATCCTCGTTTGGTCGAACGTTTTGAAACTTTTATCAATACGTGGGAAATTGCAAATGCTTTTTCTGAGCTTAATGATCCTGTTGAACAACAAAAACGATTTGAGCTCCAAGTCAAAAACCGAGAGTCTGGAGATTCAGAAGCCCATCATATGGATTATGACTTTTTGAAAGCACTTGAATACGGAATGCCCCCTACCGGAGGCCTTGGTATTGGAATTGACAGGCTTGTTATGCTTTTGACGAACTCTCCAAGTATTCGAGATGTGATTGCCTTTCCAACCCTTAAAAATAAAATTTAA